The Magnolia sinica isolate HGM2019 chromosome 9, MsV1, whole genome shotgun sequence sequence ATGGTTGAGAGCCTCTTGCGTCGCCCAATTGCCCAGGACTTAAGTGCTGGATTCTTGCTAGAAGCGGGTAGAATAACCCAACTGCACTACCAGCTGAATCAGTTGGAGGACGCCTGAGTGCAGCAGGAACAGCAACCACAGTCCTAACAGGCACTACACGCACTCCAGAGTCTCCGGTAAAGGATGATCCACCTGAGATCCCTGAGACCGTCTGATGAACAAAATTAGCAGCAGCAGAAGTTGGTGGATCCGGCTGTCCTGGAGGTTGCTGTGCACCAGCTTGATCCCTTTGGTTAGCATTTGTAGCAGGCATCGAACGCCCTGATGGTAAGAAAGTCAATACAAGGAGTAATCCATGCCTAGCCAACACTGTCGATGTCGAAAGGCTTAggaaaaatttagaaataaataaataaataaatccacctGTACGTATCCGTATGTCAATGTTCCTTGGGAGAAATCCAGACCCAAGTATGCCACCAGCCAAGCCATTGCCAGATTGCACAGCTCCTGTGGGAATAGCACCAAAACTTGTTCCTGGTTGAAAAGGAAGAGGCTGCTAATACAAAGTTTAGCtgatgaaaagaaattacaaataTTAAACAAGAGGTTCGCTAGCATTGCTCACCCTTTCTCTCTCCTGTAGTTGCTCACCTTTAGTTGTGAGCCTCAGCCCATTCAACCAGTAGGCTCAACCAAAGAATGGACATGTGAAAAAGATCCCACTGTTCAGTAATCTTCACTGTCCATGCAAAGAATTGGTAGAAACAATGGTCCACATCTCAACACTTTGGGGTGGCGTTGAGTGTAACTGATTTATGGGACGTTCCCCACATGACCTATCAATGGTGGCTCTATTTGATGAACCATCTGGCACACCATGCAGATGAGGCTCAAGGGGCAAGCAACTAATGCATAGGAATGCCAGCAAGATtcttaaaatgatccagaaaactATCAAGAGTCTTAACCTGAACCATTATAGGATTGGGGCCGGATGTGGATATGAAGACTGCTGGACCGGCATTAACCACAGCTTCTGACTGTGTCAAGAAATAAGCACAAATTACCATTTGAAGAAGAAAGATTTTCTTAAATACAAATGACATGAAGAACATAAAAGTGGCCTACCGGTGTGCGACCCATGCGCAATGTCATGGTTGTGCGACCAAGCTCAAGTAGCAAAGCACCTAAATTTTGCAAGAAAACCCCGGATCTCATTGTGCTGGACTGCAGGCTCATCGTCCGCACCAGGGGGTCAGTCACGCTTGCTTGATCCTCTAGTTGTCTTGCAAGTAGctgccaaagaaaagaaaaatacacaGAGATATATCATAACAGAAAAAATGGATATGTCATAATCTATGATACTCTGAGACAACACAGATTTGTTACACCTATTGAAATATCTGGATATTATTGAAAGTAACATTAGAAAGAAGAAGCAGGTTTTGGGTAGAAATGGGTCTGTAAGTGACCATGTAAACACAAAAAAGATGCTAGAATAATGCAGAAGAGACTTGCTGGAAATAATAGCATGAGATTTTCACATGTAAGGTAGCATCAGTGGAAAATTCTTCCATTCCACTAACATAGACaatgaaaaaaattatttattaaaatgggTAACAACTATATTGGAAAGAAAAGAGGATCATCAAGGCAAAGGTATCAAATgaaacatgggaaaaaaaaaaagtctgtaACCTTCATTATTTATGGATAAAGATGAAGAAAAGAGTGACCAGTCTGCTTTAACAAAATAGAAAGAGAACAAACAATGATGTGGTGGAGACATACAGATAGGCATTCTCCAGCTTGTTCGACGAGCATTTGTCTCGTAGAGAGCACGACTTCCGCCAAGGATGCTGGTGTTGGCAGACCTTGTCCAGAATTTGAACGTGATCCAGCATCAGAATTCCGCCCTTCCATGCCATGCATGCCAAGAGTTTCAGTATCATTACCATGGCTCCTGCCTGGCAAGTGGACACGTGTTTCAAGCATCTCAGGTTGAAAGAAATACAGAAAATTGCAAAGACTATTCAAGGGTGCATTTGGAAGTTACTTTATTTGCATTGATCAGAATGGCCATTGTGCTCAATTAGAATCTTTGCACATTGAGCACACTTGCTATCTAGAGCCGATTCTGACAGACTTTGTCCATTCCACTCCATGCAGAATGGAGCTTATCTGCTTCCCAAACAAACCCCAATTTGAAACCAGTAGACGGCACTGTTTGAATAGTGCACAAGGGGATTTGCGCAGTATCCAAATGGAGCCTAAAAGAATGTCATGAGATGAAAGAACACCAACCGTTGGCACCGAATTCAACTCTCATATGCCTTAAATACTGAGATATAGTTGCTAAAGAATCAGGAATGACCTGAGGAAAGAAAAGATAAAATGCATGCATAAATTGAGAAAAGAAGCAAACAAACAAAAAGACGGTAGCTAAACCACAAAAAAGAGGGGGGTGGGGGTGTCCTGCAACTTACTGTTGGCTGCAAAGGCCCTACAGAAACTGCAGATGGAAAACGAAGAGCACCACGCAGTGGGTCAGATTGAGCTTGTGGAGTAGACAAGTCAGTTGGAACTTGGGTTGAAGCCGACATGCCAGTAGCACCAGATGTTCTGTCAAGTCTTTCTAAAACATGTTCCTGCCAAGGAAAAGACAAATAAACAAAAGTCAAATACAGACATCAGTTGAGAAAATAATGAAGATGGATCATTCCATGAATGAACGTCCAGCTATGATAGAATTCCAATAAAATGTAAATTAGACAAGATACATGATGTGGTCCCTGATTTTTAACATCACAAATTACCCTGAGGTCTACTCCTTCACCCCCTGTTCCTAAATTTGAAATTCCAATAGAACTGAGAACAGCAGAAACAATCTGCACATAGGGCAACAAAAAACAGAAAAGGGAAGTAAATAACAAAGTATTCAGATAGAAAAAGAATTTAATAAAATGAGACGGTTTGAAATCAAATAGCCTCACGCGATTGATATCTGGCATGACCCCATCCCCTTGATCAGCTATATTGAAGGTTCCAAGCACTACGCTATGAGCCACGTGATTACCACGATTACGAGCAGTATTTGAAGAAGGATCAGTTGCTGTAAATGATAGTAGAGAGAAGTTAAGAGAAGTTAACTTTTTCTGGTTAGAACTAAAATGTTCATTCAGAAACATACAGGCTATAAAGTTCACTCAGAAaagctcaagtggcagactgagtgagtgaaagatacctcgtttcaacactaaggtcttggtatcgattccctagtgggggtggctaacagtgaagtgtgaactgacagtgggtgtactaacaagctaacaaaaaaaaaagttcactCAGAAAAGCTAATACCAAAAAACAGAATCGAGATTTAAGCAACCCCTAGTATCCTCAACAAAACCATAACTGAAGAGAGAAGTTAGATCAACAGCTTGAAGCTGTTTCCTTTcgcataaattcaaaaataattggTAAAAGACTTTCTAGAACCAGCACATCAGAAGAGCTATGGAAATGAATTCTACAACTCTTTTATCTCCTGTGGATCAATAGTCGCCTGAGTTCCCAATCCTTGGTTAGTTCCATACCAACTTTTACAAGTTAAAAAATGGACGAAAGCAGACGGAAATAATTTCTAGAACTCTCTATCTCCTGAAGATCAATAATGGCCTGAGTTGCAAATTCCTTCGTAAGGTCCAGTACCCACTTTCACAAGTTCAAATATGGCCCAAGGCAGATGAAAATGAATTCTAGAACTCTATTCCCTTGTAGATCAATAGTTGCCTGTTTCATGTTCTACaaaaggtattccgtaacggtaatggtagccataacggtcaccaccgttacctttacgatacgggtcataacagctgttacattctatttttttttattgaaagaaaaaaaatccaaaaaacccgTATCTACCTcataatgttaaaaaaaaaaaaatccaaaaaaactatatttgccccataacagaccattatggggctgttatggcctttacaggGGGCGTAACAAGCTATTAACAGCGGTTATAGATCATTTTTTCTATAACAGCTGTTATGGTCGTTACGACCCCATAATGTGcaatggttgccaccgttacctttacataacggcctttacggcacaccatatttccctccctccctccccatGTGCGGGCTATGTGCATGGAAGCCTTCCATGGACACTCGGGGGTTGAAATCATTGCTTTGAGCCCTCCATTCAGTCCCACTACCTTTTATAGGACTGCTTGAGAAAAATATCATGCCGGTTGAATgaccctaaccatccattttccaaaccatGCTTCAAATGGTTACCAATGTCTAACCAAAGTGACTCTTCAGAAACATGGGCAATCCATCTCATGCCAccctatggaagattaagatTGATGATTGAAATTATTTAATAAATGATCTTCGATGAAGATCTTTTCTGATGccggacaattaaccacttgctctaaaagctcgaactgttagagtacggcgaattaatccatttatctcatagcccaagccccacatctcatgggttataggaccttggccgaacccccttcgtgggccacaaatcacatgggccgcccaccccaagtgtccccgcatcccacgagctacctcgctcaagcccgatgtgaaatgcgcattaatcacccttggtaaggagtctcgaacacgagacctcccccgtgggccccaaatcgcatggttCACCCACCCTGAGTATGCCCCTACATCcaacaggcaaccccactcgagcccagtgtgaaaatgcccctgcattaatcaccctcggtgaggagtctcgaacacgagacctcccgctttgataccaaatttgatgcaggacatgaaattcagatatgatgtgcaagatttcagatttaagatcacatagttcataaacgattacacaaattccacatcccacacaaaattccaaatatttaattaaggggaatctatgtgggtccaggcttACACACgttagggctagatcaataaaaattatgaaccaaacaatactcaaagggaaatagaaatcatccacacatgcatgacaatcaatcccta is a genomic window containing:
- the LOC131254709 gene encoding ubiquitin-like domain-containing protein CIP73 isoform X8; the protein is MEANGGADEVMISGSDVAECSQTTVEIKIKTLDSQTYRLRVNKCMPVPALKEQIASVTGVLSEQQRLICRGKVLKDDQLLSAYHVEDGHTLHLVVRQPLHSSSSSTAGAAGVVGSETAPDHPATDPSSNTARNRGNHVAHSVVLGTFNIADQGDGVMPDINRIVSAVLSSIGISNLGTGGEGVDLREHVLERLDRTSGATGMSASTQVPTDLSTPQAQSDPLRGALRFPSAVSVGPLQPTVIPDSLATISQYLRHMRVEFGANGRSHGNDTETLGMHGMEGRNSDAGSRSNSGQGLPTPASLAEVVLSTRQMLVEQAGECLSLLARQLEDQASVTDPLVRTMSLQSSTMRSGVFLQNLGALLLELGRTTMTLRMGRTPSEAVVNAGPAVFISTSGPNPIMVQPLPFQPGTSFGAIPTGAVQSGNGLAGGILGSGFLPRNIDIRIRTGRSMPATNANQRDQAGAQQPPGQPDPPTSAAANFVHQTVSGISGGSSFTGDSGVRVVPVRTVVAVPAALRRPPTDSAGSAVGLFYPLLARIQHLSPGQLGDARGSQPSGETHPTGPETARPPIPEPAAVHQQNLGSNGVSARGDGDSQTANCLSTNAASVASEIGASANTSTPCQQGSVLPSNSSQQEPCGNSNHNTHASDRQQNGRESMNQIPSRFDQLLRTIFSGEQINVSDINFQGTGAGSVAEQTEPTRNAEPNEASTVGLDPGLFFSGLVRQIMPFISQATATETDNTSSARAETENPSSAGNSHHRDPPSPPDSKRQKRNIVCCL
- the LOC131254709 gene encoding ubiquitin-like domain-containing protein CIP73 isoform X1, whose translation is MEANGGADEVMISGSDVAECSQTTVEIKIKTLDSQTYRLRVNKCMPVPALKEQIASVTGVLSEQQRLICRGKVLKDDQLLSAYHVEDGHTLHLVVRQPLHSSSSSTAGAAGVVGSETAPDHPATDPSSNTARNRGNHVAHSVVLGTFNIADQGDGVMPDINRIVSAVLSSIGISNLGTGGEGVDLREHVLERLDRTSGATGMSASTQVPTDLSTPQAQSDPLRGALRFPSAVSVGPLQPTVIPDSLATISQYLRHMRVEFGANGRSHGNDTETLGMHGMEGRNSDAGSRSNSGQGLPTPASLAEVVLSTRQMLVEQAGECLSLLARQLEDQASVTDPLVRTMSLQSSTMRSGVFLQNLGALLLELGRTTMTLRMGRTPSEAVVNAGPAVFISTSGPNPIMVQPLPFQPGTSFGAIPTGAVQSGNGLAGGILGSGFLPRNIDIRIRTGRSMPATNANQRDQAGAQQPPGQPDPPTSAAANFVHQTVSGISGGSSFTGDSGVRVVPVRTVVAVPAALRRPPTDSAGSAVGLFYPLLARIQHLSPGQLGDARGSQPSGETHPTGPETARPPIPEPAAVHQQNLGSNGVSARGDGDSQTANCLSTNAASVASEIGASANTSTPCQQGSVLPSNSSQQEPCGNSNHNTHASDRQQNGRESMNQIPSRFDQLLRTIFSGEQINVSDINFQGTGAGSVAEQTEPTRNAEPNEASTVGLDPGLFFSGLVRQIMPFISQATATETDNTSSARVGRTLPDHSTSQAETENPSSAGNSHHRDPPSPPDSKRQKYLKMNKKIGGGHQHSGSYLATHP
- the LOC131254709 gene encoding ubiquitin-like domain-containing protein CIP73 isoform X4 yields the protein MEANGGADEVMISGSDVAECSQTTVEIKIKTLDSQTYRLRVNKCMPVPALKEQIASVTGVLSEQQRLICRGKVLKDDQLLSAYHVEDGHTLHLVVRQPLHSSSSSTAGAAGVVGSETAPDHPATDPSSNTARNRGNHVAHSVVLGTFNIADQGDGVMPDINRIVSAVLSSIGISNLGTGGEGVDLREHVLERLDRTSGATGMSASTQVPTDLSTPQAQSDPLRGALRFPSAVSVGPLQPTVIPDSLATISQYLRHMRVEFGANGRSHGNDTETLGMHGMEGRNSDAGSRSNSGQGLPTPASLAEVVLSTRQMLVEQAGECLSLLARQLEDQASVTDPLVRTMSLQSSTMRSGVFLQNLGALLLELGRTTMTLRMGRTPSEAVVNAGPAVFISTSGPNPIMVQPLPFQPGTSFGAIPTGAVQSGNGLAGGILGSGFLPRNIDIRIRTGRSMPATNANQRDQAGAQQPPGQPDPPTSAAANFVHQTVSGISGGSSFTGDSGVRVVPVRTVVAVPAALRRPPTDSAGSAVGLFYPLLARIQHLSPGQLGDARGSQPSGETHPTGPETARPPIPEPAAVHQQNLGSNGVSARGDGDSQTANCLSTNAASVASEIGASANTSTPCQQGSVLPSNSSQQEPCGNSNHNTHASDRQQNGRESMNQIPSRFDQLLRTIFSGEQINVSDINFQGTGAGSVAEQTEPTRNAEPNEASTVGLDPGLFFSGLVRQIMPFISQATATETDNTSSARAETENPSSAGNSHHRDPPSPPDSKRQKYLKMNKKIGGGHQHSGSYLATHP
- the LOC131254709 gene encoding ubiquitin-like domain-containing protein CIP73 isoform X9 is translated as MEANGGADEVMISGSDVAECSQTTVEIKIKTLDSQTYRLRVNKCMPVPALKEQIASVTGVLSEQQRLICRGKVLKDDQLLSAYHVEDGHTLHLVVRQPLHSSSSSTAGAAGVVGSETAPDHPATDPSSNTARNRGNHVAHSVVLGTFNIADQGDGVMPDINRIVSAVLSSIGISNLGTGGEGVDLREHVLERLDRTSGATGMSASTQVPTDLSTPQAQSDPLRGALRFPSAVSVGPLQPTVIPDSLATISQYLRHMRVEFGANGRSHGNDTETLGMHGMEGRNSDAGSRSNSGQGLPTPASLAEVVLSTRQMLVEQAGECLSLLARQLEDQASVTDPLVRTMSLQSSTMRSGVFLQNLGALLLELGRTTMTLRMGRTPSEAVVNAGPAVFISTSGPNPIMVQPLPFQPGTSFGAIPTGAVQSGNGLAGGILGSGFLPRNIDIRIRTGRSMPATNANQRDQAGAQQPPGQPDPPTSAAANFVHQTVSGISGGSSFTGDSGVRVVPVRTVVAVPAALRRPPTDSAGSAVGLFYPLLARIQHLSPGQLGDARGSQPSGETHPTGPETARPPIPEPAAVHQQNLGSNGVSARGDGDSQTANCLSTNAASVASEIGASANTSTPCQQGSVLPSNSSQQEPCGNSNHNTHASDRQQNGRESMNQIPSRFDQLLRTIFSGEQINVSDINFQGTGAGSVAEQTEPTRNAEPNEASTVGLDPGLFFSGLVRQIMPFISQATATETDNTSSARAETENPSSAGNSHHRDPPSPPDSKRQKRE
- the LOC131254709 gene encoding ubiquitin-like domain-containing protein CIP73 isoform X3, which translates into the protein MEANGGADEVMISGSDVAECSQTTVEIKIKTLDSQTYRLRVNKCMPVPALKEQIASVTGVLSEQQRLICRGKVLKDDQLLSAYHVEDGHTLHLVVRQPLHSSSSSTAGAAGVVGSETAPDHPATDPSSNTARNRGNHVAHSVVLGTFNIADQGDGVMPDINRIVSAVLSSIGISNLGTGGEGVDLREHVLERLDRTSGATGMSASTQVPTDLSTPQAQSDPLRGALRFPSAVSVGPLQPTVIPDSLATISQYLRHMRVEFGANGRSHGNDTETLGMHGMEGRNSDAGSRSNSGQGLPTPASLAEVVLSTRQMLVEQAGECLSLLARQLEDQASVTDPLVRTMSLQSSTMRSGVFLQNLGALLLELGRTTMTLRMGRTPSEAVVNAGPAVFISTSGPNPIMVQPLPFQPGTSFGAIPTGAVQSGNGLAGGILGSGFLPRNIDIRIRTGRSMPATNANQRDQAGAQQPPGQPDPPTSAAANFVHQTVSGISGGSSFTGDSGVRVVPVRTVVAVPAALRRPPTDSAGSAVGLFYPLLARIQHLSPGQLGDARGSQPSGETHPTGPETARPPIPEPAAVHQQNLGSNGVSARGDGDSQTANCLSTNAASVASEIGASANTSTPCQQGSVLPSNSSQQEPCGNSNHNTHASDRQQNGRESMNQIPSRFDQLLRTIFSGEQINVSDINFQGTGAGSVAEQTEPTRNAEPNEASTVGLDPGLFFSGLVRQIMPFISQATATETDNTSSARVGRTLPDHSTSQAETENPSSAGNSHHRDPPSPPDSKRQKLFSLYMWSQWFSDPDC
- the LOC131254709 gene encoding ubiquitin-like domain-containing protein CIP73 isoform X7 — translated: MEANGGADEVMISGSDVAECSQTTVEIKIKTLDSQTYRLRVNKCMPVPALKEQIASVTGVLSEQQRLICRGKVLKDDQLLSAYHVEDGHTLHLVVRQPLHSSSSSTAGAAGVVGSETAPDHPATDPSSNTARNRGNHVAHSVVLGTFNIADQGDGVMPDINRIVSAVLSSIGISNLGTGGEGVDLREHVLERLDRTSGATGMSASTQVPTDLSTPQAQSDPLRGALRFPSAVSVGPLQPTVIPDSLATISQYLRHMRVEFGANGRSHGNDTETLGMHGMEGRNSDAGSRSNSGQGLPTPASLAEVVLSTRQMLVEQAGECLSLLARQLEDQASVTDPLVRTMSLQSSTMRSGVFLQNLGALLLELGRTTMTLRMGRTPSEAVVNAGPAVFISTSGPNPIMVQPLPFQPGTSFGAIPTGAVQSGNGLAGGILGSGFLPRNIDIRIRTGRSMPATNANQRDQAGAQQPPGQPDPPTSAAANFVHQTVSGISGGSSFTGDSGVRVVPVRTVVAVPAALRRPPTDSAGSAVGLFYPLLARIQHLSPGQLGDARGSQPSGETHPTGPETARPPIPEPAAVHQQNLGSNGVSARGDGDSQTANCLSTNAASVASEIGASANTSTPCQQGSVLPSNSSQQEPCGNSNHNTHASDRQQNGRESMNQIPSRFDQLLRTIFSGEQINVSDINFQGTGAGSVAEQTEPTRNAEPNEASTVGLDPGLFFSGLVRQIMPFISQATATETDNTSSARVGRTLPDHSTSQAETENPSSAGNSHHRDPPSPPDSKRQKRE
- the LOC131254709 gene encoding ubiquitin-like domain-containing protein CIP73 isoform X6, translating into MEANGGADEVMISGSDVAECSQTTVEIKIKTLDSQTYRLRVNKCMPVPALKEQIASVTGVLSEQQRLICRGKVLKDDQLLSAYHVEDGHTLHLVVRQPLHSSSSSTAGAAGVVGSETAPDHPATDPSSNTARNRGNHVAHSVVLGTFNIADQGDGVMPDINRIVSAVLSSIGISNLGTGGEGVDLREHVLERLDRTSGATGMSASTQVPTDLSTPQAQSDPLRGALRFPSAVSVGPLQPTVIPDSLATISQYLRHMRVEFGANGRNSDAGSRSNSGQGLPTPASLAEVVLSTRQMLVEQAGECLSLLARQLEDQASVTDPLVRTMSLQSSTMRSGVFLQNLGALLLELGRTTMTLRMGRTPSEAVVNAGPAVFISTSGPNPIMVQPLPFQPGTSFGAIPTGAVQSGNGLAGGILGSGFLPRNIDIRIRTGRSMPATNANQRDQAGAQQPPGQPDPPTSAAANFVHQTVSGISGGSSFTGDSGVRVVPVRTVVAVPAALRRPPTDSAGSAVGLFYPLLARIQHLSPGQLGDARGSQPSGETHPTGPETARPPIPEPAAVHQQNLGSNGVSARGDGDSQTANCLSTNAASVASEIGASANTSTPCQQGSVLPSNSSQQEPCGNSNHNTHASDRQQNGRESMNQIPSRFDQLLRTIFSGEQINVSDINFQGTGAGSVAEQTEPTRNAEPNEASTVGLDPGLFFSGLVRQIMPFISQATATETDNTSSARVGRTLPDHSTSQAETENPSSAGNSHHRDPPSPPDSKRQKYLKMNKKIGGGHQHSGSYLATHP
- the LOC131254709 gene encoding ubiquitin-like domain-containing protein CIP73 isoform X2 encodes the protein MEANGGADEVMISGSDVAECSQTTVEIKIKTLDSQTYRLRVNKCMPVPALKEQIASVTGVLSEQQRLICRGKVLKDDQLLSAYHVEDGHTLHLVVRQPLHSSSSSTAGAAGVVGSETAPDHPADPSSNTARNRGNHVAHSVVLGTFNIADQGDGVMPDINRIVSAVLSSIGISNLGTGGEGVDLREHVLERLDRTSGATGMSASTQVPTDLSTPQAQSDPLRGALRFPSAVSVGPLQPTVIPDSLATISQYLRHMRVEFGANGRSHGNDTETLGMHGMEGRNSDAGSRSNSGQGLPTPASLAEVVLSTRQMLVEQAGECLSLLARQLEDQASVTDPLVRTMSLQSSTMRSGVFLQNLGALLLELGRTTMTLRMGRTPSEAVVNAGPAVFISTSGPNPIMVQPLPFQPGTSFGAIPTGAVQSGNGLAGGILGSGFLPRNIDIRIRTGRSMPATNANQRDQAGAQQPPGQPDPPTSAAANFVHQTVSGISGGSSFTGDSGVRVVPVRTVVAVPAALRRPPTDSAGSAVGLFYPLLARIQHLSPGQLGDARGSQPSGETHPTGPETARPPIPEPAAVHQQNLGSNGVSARGDGDSQTANCLSTNAASVASEIGASANTSTPCQQGSVLPSNSSQQEPCGNSNHNTHASDRQQNGRESMNQIPSRFDQLLRTIFSGEQINVSDINFQGTGAGSVAEQTEPTRNAEPNEASTVGLDPGLFFSGLVRQIMPFISQATATETDNTSSARVGRTLPDHSTSQAETENPSSAGNSHHRDPPSPPDSKRQKYLKMNKKIGGGHQHSGSYLATHP
- the LOC131254709 gene encoding ubiquitin-like domain-containing protein CIP73 isoform X10, which translates into the protein MEANGGADEVMISGSDVAECSQTTVEIKIKTLDSQTYRLRVNKCMPVPALKEQIASVTGVLSEQQRLICRGKVLKDDQLLSAYHVEDGHTLHLVVRQPLHSSSSSTAGAAGVVGSETAPDHPATDPSSNTARNRGNHVAHSVVLGTFNIADQGDGVMPDINRIVSAVLSSIGISNLGTGGEGVDLREHVLERLDRTSGATGMSASTQVPTDLSTPQAQSDPLRGALRFPSAVSVGPLQPTVIPDSLATISQYLRHMRVEFGANGRSHGNDTETLGMHGMEGRNSDAGSRSNSGQGLPTPASLAEVVLSTRQMLVEQAGECLSLLARQLEDQASVTDPLVRTMSLQSSTMRSGVFLQNLGALLLELGRTTMTLRMGRTPSEAVVNAGPAVFISTSGPNPIMVQPLPFQPGTSFGAIPTGAVQSGNGLAGGILGSGFLPRNIDIRIRTGRSMPATNANQRDQAGAQQPPGQPDPPTSAAANFVHQTVSGISGGSSFTGDSGVRVVPVRTVVAVPAALRRPPTDSAGSAVGLFYPLLARIQHLSPGQLGDARGSQPSGETHPTGPETARPPIPEPAAVHQQNLGSNGVSARGDGDSQTANCLSTNAASVASEIGASANTSTPCQQGSVLPSNSSQQEPCGNSNHNTHASDRQQNGRESMNQIPSRFDQLLRTIFSGEQINVSDINFQGTGAGSVAEQTEPTRNAEPNEASTVGLDPGLFFSGLVRQIMPFISQATATETDNTSSARLLQKGKAGKTIILRARVLD
- the LOC131254709 gene encoding ubiquitin-like domain-containing protein CIP73 isoform X5 — translated: MEANGGADEVMISGSDVAECSQTTVEIKIKTLDSQTYRLRVNKCMPVPALKEQIASVTGVLSEQQRLICRGKVLKDDQLLSAYHVEDGHTLHLVVRQPLHSSSSSTAGAAGVVGSETAPDHPATDPSSNTARNRGNHVAHSVVLGTFNIADQGDGVMPDINRIVSAVLSSIGISNLGTGGEGVDLREHVLERLDRTSGATGMSASTQVPTDLSTPQAQSDPLRGALRFPSAVSVGPLQPTVIPDSLATISQYLRHMRVEFGANGRSHGNDTETLGMHGMEGRNSDAGSRSNSGQGLPTPASLAEVVLSTRQMLVEQAGECLSLLARQLEDQASVTDPLVRTMSLQSSTMRSGVFLQNLGALLLELGRTTMTLRMGRTPSEAVVNAGPAVFISTSGPNPIMVQPLPFQPGTSFGAIPTGAVQSGNGLAGGILGSGFLPRNIDIRIRTGRSMPATNANQRDQAGAQQPPGQPDPPTSAAANFVHQTVSGISGGSSFTGDSGVRVVPVRTVVAVPAALRRPPTDSAGSAVGLFYPLLARIQHLSPGQLGDARGSQPSGETHPTGPETARPPIPEPAAVHQQNLGSNGVSARGDGDSQTANCLSTNAASVASEIGASANTSTPCQQGSVLPSNSSQQEPCGNSNHNTHASDRQQNGRESMNQIPSRFDQLLRTIFSGEQINVSDINFQGTGAGSVAEQTEPTRNAEPNEASTVGLDPGLFFSGLVRQIMPFISQATATETDNTSSARVGRTLPDHSTSQAETENPSSAGNSHHRDPPSPPDSKRQKRNIVCCL